Proteins from a genomic interval of Streptomyces sp. NBC_01445:
- a CDS encoding rhomboid-like protein, with amino-acid sequence MQSMRRFLLAVWSYVRHAPGTYLWLAALFLTTVAMHHMDPHFEHEFLLQRSTNLHELSTNPVRVFVASLFWIDDSSWWPYAVLYTVFHAQAERWLDTWRWLAVAGAAHVLATLISEGALLWAIREGHAPASSVDTLDVGVSYALAGVVGVLTYRLAPPWRYVYLVVVLIVYGGPLLTGRTFTDLGHFVSVLIGLACHPLVRDRSEPLNPLTLLRRDRPARRNDHPRTQEGGRPPCPNPPAER; translated from the coding sequence ATGCAGTCCATGCGTCGTTTCCTCCTCGCCGTGTGGTCGTACGTACGGCACGCCCCCGGCACCTATCTCTGGCTGGCCGCCCTGTTCCTCACCACGGTGGCCATGCACCACATGGACCCGCACTTCGAGCACGAGTTCCTGCTCCAGCGCTCCACGAACCTGCACGAGCTGTCGACGAACCCGGTCCGCGTGTTCGTCGCCTCCCTGTTCTGGATCGACGACAGCAGCTGGTGGCCGTACGCCGTCCTCTACACGGTGTTCCACGCCCAGGCCGAGCGCTGGCTCGACACCTGGCGCTGGCTGGCCGTCGCGGGGGCGGCGCACGTCCTCGCGACGCTGATCAGCGAGGGCGCGCTGCTCTGGGCGATCCGTGAGGGCCACGCGCCCGCCTCATCGGTCGACACCCTTGATGTGGGGGTGAGTTACGCGCTGGCGGGCGTCGTCGGCGTCCTCACGTACCGGCTCGCCCCGCCCTGGCGCTACGTCTACCTGGTCGTCGTCCTGATCGTCTACGGCGGCCCGCTGCTCACCGGCCGCACCTTCACCGACCTGGGGCACTTCGTCTCGGTCCTCATCGGCCTGGCCTGCCACCCCCTGGTACGCGACCGGAGCGAGCCCTTGAACCCCCTGACGCTCCTGCGGCGGGACCGGCCAGCGAGGCGGAACGACCACCCCCGAACCCAGGAAGGCGGCCGTCCCCCCTGCCCGAACCCCCCTGCGGAGCGCTAA
- a CDS encoding aminoglycoside phosphotransferase family protein has product MIDIPDGLVESQYTYAGDPGRAFIAGLPARVEEFVERWDLRVDGPAMHGMAALVLPVVRGDGTPAAVKFQILDEETEGEPVALRVWDGDGAVRLLDHDDATGTMLLERLDSGRMLDSVEDSRKAVLVIAELLARLTSGPAPEGMRRLADIAADMLAQVPSALAAVADPADRALLADCAAAVREVAGEAGNRLLHWDLHFENVLAAAREPWLAIDPKPLAGDPGFDLKPAIDNRFDADEVVWRFDAMSGVLGLDRERARAWTLGRVLQDSLWEIEDGRPLAPDHMETARRLLGR; this is encoded by the coding sequence GTGATCGACATTCCGGACGGCCTGGTCGAGTCGCAGTACACCTACGCGGGTGACCCCGGTCGCGCCTTCATCGCCGGGCTCCCCGCGCGCGTGGAGGAGTTCGTCGAACGCTGGGATCTGCGCGTCGACGGGCCCGCGATGCACGGCATGGCCGCCCTCGTCCTGCCCGTGGTGCGGGGCGACGGGACGCCCGCCGCGGTCAAGTTCCAGATCCTCGACGAGGAGACCGAGGGCGAGCCGGTCGCGCTGCGCGTCTGGGACGGCGACGGCGCCGTCCGGCTGCTCGACCACGACGACGCCACCGGCACGATGCTCCTCGAACGGCTCGACTCCGGGCGGATGCTGGACTCCGTGGAGGACTCCCGCAAGGCCGTCCTCGTCATCGCCGAACTGCTCGCCCGGCTCACGTCCGGGCCCGCCCCGGAAGGGATGCGGCGGCTGGCCGACATCGCGGCGGACATGCTCGCCCAGGTGCCTTCGGCGCTCGCGGCCGTGGCCGACCCGGCCGACCGCGCGCTGCTCGCGGACTGCGCGGCGGCCGTGCGCGAGGTCGCCGGCGAGGCCGGGAACCGGCTGCTGCACTGGGATCTGCACTTCGAGAACGTGCTGGCCGCTGCGCGGGAGCCGTGGCTCGCCATCGACCCGAAGCCGCTCGCGGGCGATCCGGGCTTCGACCTGAAGCCCGCCATCGACAACCGCTTCGACGCGGACGAGGTGGTGTGGCGGTTCGACGCGATGAGCGGGGTGCTCGGGCTCGACCGGGAGCGGGCGCGCGCCTGGACGCTCGGGCGGGTGCTTCAGGACTCCCTGTGGGAGATCGAGGACGGGCGGCCCCTGGCGCCGGACCACATGGAGACGGCTCGGAGGCTGCTCGGGCGGTGA
- a CDS encoding GNAT family N-acetyltransferase: protein MIRTATSADVPVIHALVRELADYEEALHEARATEEQLREALFGERPAAFAHIAEDDTTGEPVGFCLWFLNFSTWRGVHGIYLEDLYVRPEARGGGHGKALLTELARICVERGYARLEWSVLNWNEPSIDFYKALGAAPQDEWTVYRLTDGALARLGS from the coding sequence ATGATTCGTACCGCCACGTCCGCCGATGTCCCCGTCATCCACGCCCTGGTCCGTGAACTCGCCGACTACGAGGAGGCGCTGCACGAGGCGCGGGCCACCGAGGAGCAGCTGCGCGAGGCGCTGTTCGGGGAGCGGCCCGCCGCGTTCGCCCACATCGCCGAGGACGACACGACGGGCGAGCCCGTCGGCTTCTGCCTCTGGTTCCTGAACTTCTCCACGTGGCGCGGCGTGCACGGGATCTACCTGGAGGACCTGTACGTACGGCCCGAGGCGCGCGGCGGCGGCCACGGCAAGGCGCTGCTGACCGAACTTGCGCGGATCTGCGTCGAGCGCGGGTACGCGCGCCTGGAGTGGTCGGTCCTCAACTGGAACGAGCCGTCGATCGACTTCTACAAGGCGCTCGGCGCGGCGCCGCAGGACGAGTGGACGGTGTACCGGCTGACGGACGGGGCGCTGGCGCGGCTCGGGTCGTAG
- a CDS encoding zinc-binding dehydrogenase, with protein MHAVRLHAFGPAENLTYEKTDDPLPGPGQVRIAVAAAGVHLLDTALREGMKGPAPEPPALPTVPGREVAGTVESLGEGTDASWLGKHVVGHLGFAPGGYAELAVIDAARLHELPPGLDFAEAVALIGTGRTTMGILQFAPLGPASVAVIPAAAGGVGTLLVQYAKHAGATVVGLAGGPEKVARVRANGADLAVDYTAPDWPEQVRWFLSGRTATVVFDGVGGDAGLAAVDLLGPGGVHVVFGWSGKGLHDGEPLTFSEDELTRRGITQEQVLGPPMMRRAGGDNPVRTLELAALKEAEAGRLRPAVTRFPLAEAAAAHRALENRGTIGKVVLIP; from the coding sequence ATGCACGCCGTACGACTGCACGCCTTCGGCCCCGCCGAGAACCTCACCTACGAGAAGACCGACGACCCCCTGCCCGGCCCCGGCCAGGTCCGGATCGCCGTGGCCGCGGCCGGCGTGCACCTCCTGGACACCGCCCTGCGCGAGGGTATGAAGGGCCCCGCGCCCGAGCCGCCCGCACTGCCCACCGTCCCCGGCCGCGAGGTCGCCGGCACCGTCGAGTCGCTCGGCGAGGGCACCGACGCGTCCTGGCTCGGCAAGCACGTCGTGGGCCACCTCGGATTCGCCCCGGGCGGCTACGCCGAGCTCGCCGTCATCGACGCGGCCCGCCTGCACGAACTCCCGCCGGGCCTGGACTTCGCCGAGGCCGTCGCCCTGATCGGCACGGGCCGTACGACGATGGGGATCCTCCAGTTCGCGCCGCTCGGCCCCGCGTCGGTGGCCGTGATCCCGGCCGCGGCCGGCGGCGTCGGCACCCTGCTCGTCCAGTACGCGAAGCACGCGGGCGCCACCGTCGTCGGCCTCGCGGGCGGCCCCGAGAAGGTGGCCCGCGTCCGCGCGAACGGCGCCGATCTGGCCGTCGACTACACCGCCCCCGACTGGCCCGAACAGGTCCGCTGGTTCCTCAGCGGCCGCACCGCGACCGTCGTCTTCGACGGGGTGGGCGGCGACGCGGGCCTGGCCGCCGTCGACCTGCTCGGCCCCGGCGGCGTCCACGTCGTCTTCGGCTGGTCCGGCAAGGGCCTGCACGACGGCGAGCCCCTCACCTTCTCCGAGGACGAACTCACCCGGCGCGGCATCACCCAGGAACAGGTGCTCGGCCCGCCGATGATGCGGCGTGCGGGCGGCGACAACCCCGTCCGCACGCTGGAACTGGCCGCCCTGAAGGAGGCCGAGGCCGGCCGCCTGCGTCCCGCGGTGACCCGCTTCCCGCTCGCCGAGGCGGCCGCGGCCCACCGCGCCCTGGAGAACCGCGGCACGATCGGCAAGGTGGTCCTGATCCCGTGA
- a CDS encoding FAD-dependent oxidoreductase: MATTKPDLTVIGGGFAGLTAAVTAAEAGARVTVHESHHTLGGRARTAEGPYRTHDGPHALYNGGPHWTWLKQRDLLGPLAPIPPVEGSRLRFHHRGALRRTPPLALLRLLRHRSEHAPVDLDFMTWATRHVGEEGARAAAHYTSVALFHHDPGSLSAAFVQERLRRAAKVPPEAHYPRGGWACVIDRMAARAWNLGVRVETLSRVDTLPTGGGPVIVATSLDSARRLLGDSSLTWDSGRTTLIDLAVRTRRGDAFAVSGLDFPAWLERFTAQDRSLAPHGQQLVQGQVPVAPHESKADGTARAERLLDLGFPGWRDRAMWRRDALANGRTGAVDLPGTTWRDRPAIDRGDGVYLAGDQVAAPGVLSEVSFNSAIEATTLALTASRPGLRAA, encoded by the coding sequence ATGGCAACGACCAAGCCCGACCTCACCGTCATCGGCGGCGGATTCGCCGGCCTCACCGCGGCCGTCACCGCCGCCGAGGCCGGAGCGCGCGTCACCGTCCACGAGTCGCACCACACCCTCGGCGGCCGCGCCCGCACCGCCGAAGGCCCGTACCGCACGCACGACGGACCGCACGCCCTCTACAACGGCGGCCCGCACTGGACCTGGCTCAAGCAGCGCGACCTGCTCGGCCCGCTCGCCCCGATCCCGCCCGTCGAGGGCTCCCGTCTGCGCTTCCACCACCGCGGAGCCCTGCGCCGCACCCCACCTCTGGCCCTCCTGCGCCTCCTTCGCCACCGGTCCGAACACGCGCCCGTGGACCTGGACTTCATGACGTGGGCGACGCGGCACGTCGGCGAGGAGGGGGCCCGCGCGGCCGCCCACTACACGTCCGTCGCGCTCTTCCACCACGACCCGGGCTCCTTGTCCGCCGCCTTCGTCCAGGAGCGCCTGCGCCGCGCCGCGAAGGTGCCGCCAGAGGCGCACTATCCGCGCGGCGGCTGGGCCTGTGTGATCGACCGGATGGCGGCCCGCGCCTGGAATCTGGGCGTGCGCGTGGAGACGCTGTCCCGCGTCGACACCCTTCCGACGGGCGGTGGCCCGGTGATCGTGGCGACGTCCCTCGACTCGGCGCGCCGCCTCCTCGGGGACTCGTCGCTGACGTGGGACAGCGGCCGTACGACGCTGATCGACCTGGCCGTGCGCACCCGCCGCGGCGACGCCTTCGCCGTGTCCGGGCTCGACTTCCCGGCCTGGCTCGAGCGGTTCACGGCCCAGGACCGGAGCCTGGCGCCGCACGGGCAGCAGCTCGTCCAGGGCCAGGTCCCCGTAGCGCCGCACGAGTCGAAGGCCGACGGCACGGCACGCGCCGAACGCCTGCTCGACCTGGGATTCCCCGGCTGGCGCGACCGTGCGATGTGGCGCAGGGACGCGCTCGCGAACGGGCGTACGGGGGCGGTCGACCTGCCCGGCACGACCTGGCGGGACCGGCCCGCGATCGACCGCGGGGACGGCGTCTATCTGGCGGGTGACCAGGTCGCGGCGCCCGGCGTGCTCTCCGAGGTGTCGTTCAACAGCGCCATCGAGGCGACCACGCTCGCGCTCACCGCCTCCCGCCCGGGTCTCCGCGCGGCCTGA
- a CDS encoding pentapeptide repeat-containing protein: MAEKRVVRSAKSSSAKPAAVKKARRPEVRLPPLAPWTGGELEPDGDYDGVEFTAADFTGQDGGGARFMDCALEGCALDETRLTRARILDSTLTGIRGVGTDLAEATLRDVEVVDARLGGVQLHGSVLERVVVRGGKIEYLNLRKARLKDVVFDGCVLVEPDFGGARLDRVEFQGCVVRGADFTGAVMADVDLRGVAELGIARGVDRLAGAVISPAQLFDLAPAFAAQIGVRVE; the protein is encoded by the coding sequence ATGGCGGAGAAACGAGTGGTGCGGTCGGCGAAGTCGTCGTCGGCGAAACCGGCGGCGGTGAAGAAGGCGCGGCGGCCCGAGGTGCGGCTGCCCCCGCTGGCGCCCTGGACCGGCGGCGAGCTCGAGCCGGACGGGGACTACGACGGGGTGGAGTTCACGGCGGCCGACTTCACCGGGCAGGACGGCGGAGGCGCCCGCTTCATGGACTGCGCGCTCGAAGGGTGCGCGCTCGACGAGACGCGGCTGACCCGCGCCCGGATCCTCGATTCCACGCTGACAGGGATACGGGGTGTGGGCACGGACCTCGCGGAGGCGACGCTGCGGGACGTCGAGGTGGTGGACGCGCGCCTCGGCGGGGTCCAGCTGCACGGGAGCGTGCTGGAGCGGGTCGTGGTGCGCGGCGGGAAGATCGAGTACCTGAATCTGCGCAAGGCGCGCCTGAAGGACGTCGTCTTCGACGGGTGCGTGCTGGTGGAGCCGGACTTCGGGGGCGCGCGGCTGGACCGGGTCGAGTTCCAGGGCTGTGTCGTGCGGGGTGCGGACTTCACGGGCGCTGTGATGGCTGACGTGGATCTGCGGGGCGTGGCGGAGCTGGGGATCGCCCGGGGGGTGGACCGGCTGGCGGGGGCGGTCATCAGCCCGGCCCAGCTCTTCGACCTGGCACCGGCGTTCGCGGCGCAGATCGGGGTGCGGGTGGAGTAG
- a CDS encoding response regulator — translation MSDPVRLLVCDDHVVVRAGLLALLGSTPGIEVVGEAGTGDEAVALAAKLTPDVVLMDLQLGEGIDGVEATRRITTAPPEAGPHPHVLVLTTYDTDADITRAIEAGATGYLLKAERPEELFAAIQAAAEGRTTLSPPVASRVMARMRSPRPSLTDRERDILAQLAQGLGNRDIARALFISEATVKTHLGRIYDKLGVDTRAGAVAVAKEQRLLG, via the coding sequence GTGAGTGACCCCGTACGGCTGCTCGTCTGCGACGACCACGTGGTGGTGCGCGCGGGACTGCTCGCCCTGCTCGGCAGCACGCCCGGCATCGAGGTGGTCGGCGAGGCGGGCACGGGCGACGAGGCGGTGGCGCTCGCCGCGAAGCTGACGCCGGACGTCGTCCTGATGGACCTCCAGCTGGGCGAGGGCATCGACGGCGTGGAGGCCACGCGGCGCATCACGACCGCGCCGCCCGAGGCGGGCCCGCACCCGCACGTCCTCGTGCTGACCACGTACGACACGGACGCGGACATCACCCGGGCCATCGAGGCGGGCGCGACGGGCTACCTCCTCAAGGCGGAGCGTCCCGAGGAGCTGTTCGCCGCGATCCAGGCCGCCGCCGAGGGCCGTACGACGCTGTCCCCGCCGGTCGCGAGCCGCGTCATGGCCCGCATGCGCAGCCCGCGCCCGTCCCTCACGGACCGCGAGCGCGACATCCTCGCCCAGCTCGCCCAGGGCCTGGGCAACCGGGACATCGCCCGCGCCCTGTTCATCAGCGAGGCGACGGTGAAGACCCACCTCGGCCGGATCTACGACAAGCTCGGCGTGGACACGAGGGCGGGCGCGGTGGCGGTGGCGAAGGAGCAGCGGCTGCTGGGCTGA
- a CDS encoding sensor histidine kinase: MHAAFFLLLGGALARFLLRHPGEARTPWIIALSVVLAALYVLGPALGPGRGARPTPRRITWLALVVAVWVVLVVLAPSFAWCAVPLFYTGLRTLPARAALVLIGVLTVFVVAAQLRLAGNFDPNLLLAPPAVAALATAVFVHMERQAERQRALIDDLRRTRRELAATERREGTLAERQRLSMEIHDTLAQSLSSQQMLLQAADRLWDADPERARAHVRTAESVTERGLVEARRFVHDLAPADLAGGGLDEALRTLAARESEAGLAVRFHAEGTPAPLPDRVESALLRIAQGALANVREHADATASAITLTHLGDQVVLDIADNGRGFTPEPPREGGVRGHGLPAIRARTRQLGGTLTIESAPGEGTVLSVAIPLEAS, encoded by the coding sequence ATGCACGCCGCGTTCTTCCTGCTGCTCGGCGGAGCCCTCGCCCGGTTCCTGCTGCGCCACCCCGGCGAGGCCCGCACCCCGTGGATCATCGCGCTGTCCGTGGTCCTGGCCGCCCTGTACGTGCTCGGCCCCGCGCTCGGCCCGGGCCGCGGCGCCCGCCCCACCCCGCGCCGCATCACCTGGCTGGCCCTGGTCGTCGCCGTGTGGGTGGTCCTCGTCGTCCTCGCGCCGAGCTTCGCCTGGTGCGCGGTCCCGCTGTTCTACACGGGCCTGCGCACCCTGCCCGCCCGCGCCGCGCTCGTCCTGATCGGCGTGCTCACGGTGTTCGTCGTCGCGGCTCAGCTGCGCCTCGCGGGGAACTTCGACCCGAACCTGCTGCTCGCACCGCCGGCCGTCGCGGCCCTGGCGACCGCCGTCTTCGTCCACATGGAGCGCCAGGCGGAACGCCAGCGCGCCCTGATCGACGACCTCCGGCGCACCCGCAGGGAACTCGCCGCGACGGAGCGCCGCGAGGGCACGCTCGCCGAACGGCAGCGCCTGTCGATGGAGATCCACGACACGCTCGCCCAGTCCCTCTCCAGCCAGCAGATGCTGCTCCAGGCGGCGGACCGGCTGTGGGACGCCGACCCCGAGCGGGCCCGCGCCCATGTGCGGACAGCGGAATCGGTGACCGAGCGGGGCCTCGTGGAAGCGCGCCGGTTCGTGCATGACCTGGCGCCGGCGGACCTTGCGGGCGGCGGCCTGGACGAGGCGCTGCGGACGCTGGCGGCGCGGGAGTCGGAGGCGGGGCTCGCGGTCCGCTTCCACGCGGAGGGCACCCCGGCGCCGCTGCCCGACCGGGTCGAGTCCGCGCTGCTGAGAATCGCGCAGGGCGCCCTCGCGAACGTACGGGAGCACGCGGACGCGACGGCCTCCGCGATCACGCTGACGCACCTCGGCGACCAGGTCGTCCTCGACATCGCGGACAACGGCCGCGGCTTCACGCCCGAACCCCCGCGGGAGGGCGGCGTGCGCGGGCACGGCCTCCCGGCGATCCGGGCGCGCACGCGGCAGCTGGGTGGCACCCTGACGATCGAGTCGGCGCCGGGCGAGGGCACGGTGCTGTCGGTGGCGATTCCGCTGGAGGCCTCGTGA
- a CDS encoding GlcG/HbpS family heme-binding protein: protein MKKISKRARVLTGGAVLAGVVAGTFGAVSASADAPAAAPAAVTADAPAKNLTQSTHLTTAAATKAAQAALDAAKKENQRVSVAVVDRNGNTIVTLRGDGAGPQSYESAVKKAYTAVSWNAPTSELAKRLEQAPNLKDIPGTLFLAGGAPVAAKGAPVAGIGVAGAPSGDLDEKFAQAGVAALNR, encoded by the coding sequence ATGAAGAAGATCTCGAAGCGCGCCCGTGTCCTGACCGGTGGCGCCGTCCTCGCCGGCGTCGTCGCCGGTACCTTCGGCGCGGTCTCGGCCAGCGCCGACGCCCCGGCCGCGGCCCCCGCCGCCGTGACCGCGGACGCCCCGGCCAAGAACCTCACCCAGTCCACGCACCTGACGACGGCCGCCGCCACGAAGGCCGCGCAGGCCGCCCTCGACGCCGCGAAGAAGGAGAACCAGCGCGTCTCCGTCGCCGTCGTCGACCGCAACGGCAACACGATCGTCACCCTCCGCGGCGACGGCGCCGGCCCTCAGTCGTACGAGTCCGCCGTGAAGAAGGCGTACACCGCGGTGTCCTGGAACGCGCCGACGTCCGAGCTCGCCAAGCGCCTCGAGCAGGCCCCGAACCTGAAGGACATCCCGGGCACCCTGTTCCTCGCGGGCGGCGCGCCCGTCGCGGCGAAGGGCGCCCCGGTCGCGGGCATCGGCGTCGCGGGTGCGCCGTCGGGCGACCTGGACGAGAAGTTCGCCCAGGCCGGCGTCGCCGCGCTGAACCGCTAG
- a CDS encoding M1 family metallopeptidase: MPRSPRSVPAPALALVLALGACSAAGVHGTPGAAGVRDPYFPKLGNGGYDATHYDLTLDADRHRLTGTAGITAKATQDLSAFNLDLKGLTVDGVTVDGQKARFERAGHELTIRPAETLRKGSAFRTVVRYSGKPVTITDPDGSEEGWLPTQDGVLALGEPTGSMAWFPGNNHPSDKASYDLHITVPKGLKAVSNGELTKERTAGGRTTFDWHVPQPMAGYLAMLAIGKFETKAYKTPDGLPVYTAVDPVEAAASAKVLAKIPAVMAWESKTFGPYPFSSTGAVVDRHGDAGYALETQNRPVFPGAPPLSTLVHEMAHEWYGDSVTPESWRDMWLNEGFATYAEWLWAEQHGGDSAQKTFDSYYAKGSGDPIWAFPPARPSSAAHISDPPVYERGAMVLHKIRETVGDAKFFELLKSWPAAHRYGNADTADFTGYVEKQNPGKDLQPVWDDWLYGKGKPDHP, translated from the coding sequence GTGCCCCGTAGCCCACGAAGTGTCCCCGCCCCCGCGCTCGCTCTCGTCCTGGCCCTCGGCGCCTGTTCCGCCGCCGGTGTGCACGGCACGCCCGGTGCCGCGGGCGTCCGGGACCCGTACTTTCCGAAGCTGGGCAACGGCGGCTACGACGCCACGCACTACGACCTCACCCTCGATGCCGACCGGCACCGGCTGACCGGCACCGCCGGCATCACCGCGAAGGCCACCCAGGACCTCAGCGCGTTCAATCTCGACCTCAAGGGCCTGACGGTCGACGGCGTCACCGTCGACGGTCAGAAGGCCCGGTTCGAGCGGGCCGGGCACGAGCTGACGATCCGTCCGGCCGAGACGCTGCGGAAGGGCTCCGCGTTCCGCACGGTCGTGCGGTACTCCGGGAAACCCGTGACCATCACCGACCCGGACGGCTCCGAGGAGGGCTGGCTCCCCACGCAGGACGGGGTCCTCGCGCTCGGCGAGCCGACGGGGTCCATGGCCTGGTTCCCCGGGAACAACCACCCCTCCGACAAGGCGTCGTACGACCTCCATATCACCGTCCCCAAGGGCCTGAAGGCCGTATCCAACGGGGAGTTGACGAAGGAGCGGACGGCCGGCGGGCGGACGACGTTCGACTGGCACGTCCCGCAGCCCATGGCCGGCTACCTGGCGATGCTGGCGATCGGGAAGTTCGAGACCAAGGCCTACAAGACGCCCGACGGGCTGCCCGTGTACACCGCCGTGGACCCGGTCGAGGCGGCCGCGAGCGCCAAGGTCCTGGCCAAGATCCCGGCCGTCATGGCGTGGGAGTCCAAGACCTTCGGTCCCTATCCCTTCTCCTCCACCGGCGCCGTCGTCGACCGGCACGGCGACGCCGGGTACGCGCTCGAGACCCAGAACCGGCCCGTCTTCCCCGGCGCCCCTCCGCTGTCCACGCTCGTCCACGAGATGGCCCACGAGTGGTACGGGGACTCCGTCACGCCGGAGTCGTGGCGCGACATGTGGCTCAACGAGGGCTTCGCGACCTACGCCGAATGGCTCTGGGCGGAGCAGCACGGCGGCGACAGCGCGCAGAAGACGTTCGACTCCTACTACGCGAAGGGCAGCGGCGACCCGATCTGGGCCTTCCCGCCCGCCAGGCCGTCGAGCGCCGCGCACATCTCGGATCCGCCCGTCTACGAGCGCGGCGCGATGGTGCTGCACAAGATCCGCGAGACGGTCGGGGACGCCAAGTTCTTCGAGCTGCTCAAGAGCTGGCCCGCCGCGCACCGTTACGGCAACGCGGACACGGCCGACTTCACCGGGTACGTGGAGAAGCAGAACCCGGGCAAGGATCTGCAGCCGGTGTGGGACGACTGGCTGTACGGAAAGGGAAAGCCGGACCACCCGTAG
- a CDS encoding M4 family metallopeptidase, which yields MTRHSPAPRTAGRRTAARATALAASAAMVVLALQSGTAATAADRTAGATAVPLSASQRATALKDAQTEAPAAARRLGLGSGEKLVARDVVKDADGTTHTRYERTYDGLPVLGGDLVTHTAKNGDLKGVSKAHKGAISVASTDASLAPTAAKKSALAVSDAKSAAAKNVRKVVWAASGKPVLAYETVVTGTQADGTPSELHVVTDAATGKKLYSYEGIENGTGTSEYSGTVSVGSTASAGGGFDLTDGGRGGHKTYDLNGGTSGTGTLFHDADDQWGDGTVTNRQTAAVDAAYGAAETWDYYKSAFNRNGIAGDGKAAYSRVHYGNAYVNAFWSDACFCMTYGDGQSNQHPLTALDVAGHEMSHGLTASTAGLNYSRESGGLNEATSDIFGTSVEFFANNSSDVGDYLIGEKININGNGTPLRYMDKPSKDGGSADYWSKTVGRLDVHYSSGVANHFFYLLSEGSGAKTINGVSYNSPTSDNSTLTGIGRAKAEQIWYKALSTYMTSTTNYAAARTATLQAASDLYGANSAEQQAVAATWTAVNVK from the coding sequence GTGACACGCCACTCCCCCGCTCCCCGCACCGCCGGCCGCAGGACTGCCGCACGAGCCACCGCGCTCGCCGCGTCGGCCGCGATGGTCGTCCTGGCTCTGCAGAGCGGCACCGCGGCGACCGCCGCCGACCGCACCGCCGGCGCCACCGCCGTTCCGCTCAGCGCCTCCCAGCGGGCCACGGCCCTCAAGGACGCACAGACCGAAGCCCCGGCGGCCGCCCGCCGACTCGGGCTCGGCAGCGGGGAGAAGCTCGTCGCCCGCGATGTCGTCAAGGACGCCGACGGCACGACACACACCCGCTACGAGCGCACCTACGACGGTCTGCCCGTGCTCGGCGGCGACCTCGTCACGCACACCGCGAAGAACGGCGACCTCAAGGGCGTCTCCAAGGCGCACAAGGGCGCGATATCCGTGGCGTCGACGGACGCCTCCCTCGCCCCCACCGCCGCCAAGAAGTCGGCCCTCGCTGTCTCGGACGCCAAGAGCGCCGCCGCCAAGAACGTCCGCAAGGTCGTCTGGGCCGCCTCCGGCAAGCCGGTCCTCGCCTACGAGACGGTCGTGACCGGCACTCAGGCCGACGGGACGCCGAGCGAGCTGCACGTCGTCACCGACGCCGCCACCGGCAAGAAGCTGTACTCGTACGAGGGCATCGAGAACGGCACCGGCACCAGCGAGTACAGCGGCACCGTCTCGGTCGGCAGCACCGCATCGGCCGGCGGCGGGTTCGACCTCACCGACGGCGGGCGCGGCGGCCACAAGACGTACGACCTGAACGGCGGGACGTCCGGCACGGGCACGCTCTTCCACGACGCCGACGACCAGTGGGGCGACGGGACGGTGACGAACCGGCAGACCGCCGCGGTCGACGCCGCGTACGGCGCCGCGGAGACGTGGGACTACTACAAGAGCGCGTTCAACCGGAACGGCATCGCGGGCGACGGCAAGGCCGCGTACTCCCGCGTCCACTACGGCAACGCCTACGTCAACGCCTTCTGGTCGGACGCCTGCTTCTGCATGACGTACGGCGACGGGCAGAGCAACCAGCACCCGCTCACGGCGCTCGACGTGGCCGGCCACGAGATGAGCCATGGCCTGACCGCGTCCACCGCGGGCCTCAACTACAGCCGTGAGTCGGGCGGCCTGAACGAGGCGACGTCCGACATCTTCGGCACGTCGGTGGAGTTCTTCGCGAACAACAGCAGCGACGTCGGCGACTACCTCATCGGCGAGAAGATCAACATCAACGGCAACGGCACCCCGCTGCGTTACATGGACAAGCCCAGCAAGGACGGCGGCTCCGCCGACTACTGGTCCAAGACGGTCGGCCGCCTCGACGTGCACTACTCGTCGGGCGTCGCCAACCACTTCTTCTACCTCCTGAGCGAGGGCAGCGGCGCGAAGACCATCAACGGGGTCTCGTACAACTCCCCGACCTCCGACAACTCCACGCTCACCGGCATCGGCCGGGCCAAGGCCGAGCAGATCTGGTACAAGGCCCTCTCCACGTACATGACATCGACGACGAACTACGCGGCCGCCCGCACCGCCACGCTCCAGGCGGCGAGCGACCTGTACGGCGCGAACAGCGCCGAACAGCAGGCCGTCGCGGCGACCTGGACCGCGGTGAACGTGAAGTAG